In Thermoanaerobaculia bacterium, the genomic window TTCATCAGGAAAACCTTGAAGGTGACTGTGGTACCTACCTTCCCCAGGCCATGAAATCCATGCGGATGAATCCGTATCATGCCCCTCTGCGGGCGGAGATTGCACGGTGTATGGATGCGCTGGGCGACCCCGAAGCTGTCCCTATGATCGAAGAAGCCTCAAAACTCGAACCCTACAACGTTCAGATTCTTCTTGTGGCCGCAAAGTACACCTACCTCTGGGGCGACCGGGACAGGGCCCTCACTCACCTCGCCTCCGCACGGGCCGTAAAGGAATCCGTTCCTCTCTTTATCCCCATGTCGAAGGAGGAACGGGACGATCTGATCATTGAAAGCACCCGGAAGCAGGCCATTCTCCACCCGTACCATCAGGCTGCCATCTATTCGGCCGCCGCCTCACAGCTGCAGCGCCTTGCCTCCCCCAGAACATGGCCCTTCCTGCGGGAATCTTTGGAACGGTTTCCTCTGGAACCCCGGCTCCTGGACCTCGCAGCAGGATTCACCGCAAAAAAGAAGCCGGCAAGATCCCTGCGGTTCGCAAGAATGGCCTATGATCTCGATTCCACCTTTTATCGGGCCTTCAGGATCGCCAGCCAGTATCGAACCCTCAATGATTCCCTGCGAGCGGAAGAGTGGTTTCTGAAAACGGTCGCAGAATGTGAGACTCCTTCCAGATATGCGCCTCTTGCCCCCCGGTTTATTTCCGAACCTGCGCGCGCTCTTCGTCTCATGGAGGAATCCTACTCCACAGATCCTGCCTCGTCGCTGGCCGTTGCCATTGGCTTTCAGCGGGAGAAAGAAGAATTCTATACCGAGGCCAGGAAGTGGTATATACGGGCGATCGACCTGGATCGTCAATACGGACCGGCCTATCGAAAGCTTTACGATCTGGGCCGAAAAACCGGTGATCTGCTTCTGTCTTCAAAAACACTACAGGATGCTCGGGCCCGCCTGCCCGGGGAAACGTTTTCTAAATATTTTCCTGAAATTAAAAGGGAAGCGGACAATGAAGCCTGATAATCAGGCTCTTGGATGGTGCTGGAGATAGATCCGCTTAAGACGTTCCTGCGTAATGTGGGTATAGATCTGGGTTGTGGAAATATCCGCATGGCCCAGCAGCATCTGGAGAGAACGCAGGTCCGCACCGTTCTCCAGCAGGTGGGTGGCAAAGGAATGGCGGATTACATGGGGTGAGAGTGGTTTCGTCAGGCCGGCCTGGCGTGCATAACCCTTGATCAGCTTCCAGAATGCCTGCCGGGTGAGCGGGGTCCCTCGATTACTCAGAAAGACCTCTCCCCTCAGCCGGCGGTTGAGACGGGGGCGGGCCTCTTCCAGGTATCGACCCAGCCATTGTATCGCCTGGGTTCCAAGGGGAATGATCCTTTCCTTCCCTCCCTTTCCCATGACTCGAACCAGTCCCGGATCCAGTATGACCATATCCAGATGAAGCCCGGTGAGCTCGGAAACCCTCATTCCCGTGGCATAGAGAACCTCAAGCATGGCCCGGTCACGAATCCCCTTCATTGTGCCGATTTTTGGAGCCGAGAGAAGGTTTTCCACCTCTTCAGGCGTAAGAAATTTAGGCAATACCTTCCAAAGTTTGGGAGATTCCACGGTATCTGTGGGATCGTCGGCACGATGATCCATGACAACAAGAAAACGGAAGAACGATCTCATGCTGGAAAGCAGGCGGGCCAGGCTCCTGGGGGCAAGATGATCCTGGCGTGCAGATCGAAAAAACTCCCTCACTCCGGTTTCATCAATCCCGGACGGGGTGACCCTGGCTCGTTCCCCCCATTTCCTGAGTTTGCCCAGGTCACGAATGTAACTTTCTACCGTATTTTTACTAAGCCCCCGCTCCAGCCCGAGGTGGTCCTGAAAGATCGCGATCGCTTCGTCCCAGTTCATCGGTCTGACCGATCGAAAGAAAGGGCCCCCGGATCAGGCAGGGGGATCACAACGCTGACACCCACCCGATGGGTATCGTACCCCTTGTTGCTGGCACGGCTGATCAGGCTGTGACTGTAATGGGCCAGTCCGTAGTGAGCCAGGATTTCCATATCCTTATTTTTTACGATCGTCAGTCCCAGCCGCATCTGGGGTGTCCATTTAAAGGGATATTCAAACCAAGTAACCGGGATATTGTTCACCATGGGACCGATTCCGAATTCGGCAAAAAAACGCCTGTTACGATATCGGATTCGTGAAGCGAATCCAATGGAATATGAATCCCCGTATCCTTCAATATCGAAGGAATGGCCGTCGAATGTGAAGTACAGGTCCCAGAATGGACTGAGTTTCCAACCCCGACCCGCGCTGAACTCCATGACCCGGGAGGGTTCGTCAATATCTCCCGTAAACCATAGGGACGTCCAGCCCCGGCTGAGGGTAACCTGAAAAAACGAATCCCTGGAAGAGAAATCCAGTGCTTGCAGAGGTGCGGCCATCAGAATCAGAACAAGAACCAGACGCATCAAGGTTTCTTTCCTTCGCAGGTGAGAGCCTGGATGAGTTCGGAACGATCGGGGTATTTCTGGAGAAGATCATCTCTTTCACCGAGAACCAGGTCCTGAAAGTGAAATCCGGGAGCCATGGTTGTGCCCAGAAGAGCGAATGTCCCCCCTTCGCGGACTCTGGAGCCCTGCCAGGTGTTTGCAGGGACACAGATCTGCGGCTGCATGCCTTCGAATAGATCGTTTCCCAGAAGCATGATTTCAGATTCCCCGGGTCCCAGGAGGAGCAGCTCGACGGGATCCCCAAGATAAAAGTGATAGACCTCGTCAAAGGGAAGTCGGTGGATTCGGGACGGGGTCCCGGGAGTCAGGAGGAAATAGATCGCTGTCGAAAGGGGTCTGCGGGGTTTCCCATCCGAAATCCATGTGCTCGCAGAACGATAGGTTTCCCGGTAAAAGCCCCCTTCACCGGGAAGAGGCTCAAGGTTCAAAAGCTCGAGAAGTCTGGAAACATTCATACCCTCAGGACGGACGTGCCAGCTTCCCCTGGTCGTAACCCCGATCAAGGAACTGGTAAAAGTGAGAACGGGTGGACGGATCCAGGTCTTCATATATCATACCCATACCCTTCAAGCCCTCCCGCTGCGAATCTGCATGGCGTGCTACAGCAGCTTCCCCGGCGATATCAATTGGAGAATCCGGTAGTCGGAATTGAAAATCGACCCGTGTACCAACCGGATAATAGATCGGAGTCCGGACAAGCATGCCCGACCGGGAAAGATTCACAGTCTGGCAGAAGAGTACCCCTTTTCGATAACTCATCTGAACATGGAGCGTGATAAGAATTCGGCTTGAAATACGCGGTGCAATGTGGGTAAGGTTTGCGATGATCCGTTCCAGTTTGTCAAGGCTGGTACTCTCGGAAATCACTTCGTTCAACCCTTTCCCGAGAAATTCTCGATGGAATGTCACCTGGTCTTCAGGGACCATGGCCACGATGGAACTGGAACGGGAGGGAGACCCCTCACAGCGAAGAATGTTGAGAGACTCCTCAAGCTGATCTCTTCCTCTCAGGTTTCCGAGAATGATCAGGTCAAAATGTTCCTTCCGTGCAAGTTCCAGCGAGTCGGCAAGCGTGTCCGGCCGTTCTGTCTGGAATGTCGAGCGGGAAAGGAGGCCCGGGAGAGGATCCTGAAGAGGGCTGATCATGCCGGCCAGCAGGATTCTCGTCTCTCGGATTCTGGACTCTTCCATAGCCGGAATCTCTTTTACCCGTTCCCTACACGATTCGGAAGGGAAGGCTCCGATTGGACATGCGCCTCAGGCGCTCTTGGATTCCGAGGGAATCGTAACGTACTCAAGAGCTCCAGTGGGACAGAAGGGGACGCACTGTGGATCTCCGCCGCAAAGATCGCATTTGTGGACAATTCTGAAATCGTCGTCCCATTTCATGTTCCCGAAGGGACATGCGGCGACACAGGATTTACAGTTCTTACACTTGCTGTAATCCACATCAATTGCTCCCGTGGCTTCATTACGAATCAGAGCGTTGGAGTTACACGATTTCACACAGGCGGCATCGACGCACTGAAAACATACGATCGGCGTACCGGCTTCAACACCGCGACGGATGATGTTGATACGGGTCTGCCCCGCTTTTCCATCCTTTCCATGGGCAAAACCGCAGGCCAGTTCACACTTGCCGCATGCGATGCATTTATCAACGGTAACGGTATAGAGTTTCATCGTCTCCTCCCCTACTTCAAGAACTCTGCGAACTTACGGGCATATTTCTCCCGCTTGCAGGCGTCACAGAGTGTGAAATACTCGATCGGAATGTTGCACTTTTCCACAAAGTACTTTCCGTACGCCGCAGTCCAGGTCGGTTTTCCGCAGGCCTCACAGTGAGTGGGGGTCTTCAGGGATTTTTTCTCGGGAGTGGTCATGCTTTCCCTCCTTTTCCCAGCGCATAACCTCGATCGAGGGCTTTGTAGTTCAACTGGATGATCTTATCTTTTCCTGCAAAGGTTTCATCGATTGTGGCCTTGAGGCTCTCGATGGTCACCATGTCCGTTTTCCCTGCAAGGGCACCCAGAGCGACCATATTGGCCGCCTTGGGGCTTCCGCATTCGATGGCAATCTGGTTGGCAGGGATGTAGAGGACATCAAGGTCTTTGCGTTCAGCCTTCCGGTCAATCAGGGACGAGTTGATCAGGAGAAGCCCGTCTTTTCGGATCATGGGCTCAAATTTATCCAGTGACGGACGGTTCATGGCGATCACCACTTTTGGGGAGCGCACTACCGGTGATCCAACCGGATGGTCGGATACAACTACCGTGCAATTGCAGGTTCCTCCCCTCATCTCGGGACCGTAGGATGGAAGCCATGAGACTTCCTTCCCTTCCTGCATGCCGGCATACGCAAGCATCTTTCCGATTAAAAGGATTCCCTGACCTCCAAAACCGGCCATAATAATATCGGTCTGCATGTCAGCCCTCCTCCGGAGTCTTGTAGATGCCCAGTTTGTAGTACGGGAGCATATTGGCCTCCAGCCAGTTCAGGGACTCGGTTGGAGAAATTCCCCAGTTGGTCGGGCAGGTCGAGAGAACCTCGACCATCGAAAAACATGTTCCCTTCACCTGATATTCGAAGGCCTTTTTAATCATGGCTTTTGCCTTCACCGTTTCCATTGCATTATGAACAGAGGTTCGAGCAATAAAGGCAGGGGTTCGCAACGAAGAGAGCAGTTCAGCCACTCGAATGGGATATCCGGCCAGATTTACATCCCTTCCCAGAGGACATGTCGTCGCCACCTGTCCGGGCATGGTAGTGGGCGCCATCTGTCCGCCCGTCATACCGTAAATCGCATTATTGACAAAGATGGTCGTGAACTTTTCTCCGCGGTTTGCTGCGTGGACAATCTCTGCCATTCCGATGGAAGCAAGATCTCCATCTCCCTGGTAGGTAAAGACAATCAGTTCGGGGTGTCCTCGTTTGATTCCTGTGGCAACCGCAGGCGCCCTGCCGTGGGATGCTTCGTGAAAGTCACAGTTGAAATAATCATAGGCCAGAACGGAGCAGCCCACGGGAGCCACTCCAACGGTACGCTCCCGGACTCCCAGCTCATCCATGACCTCAGCCACGAGCCGATGGATCGTTCCATGCGTGCACCCGGGACAGTAATGGGTGATCACAGGCATGAGGGATTCGGGACGCTCAAAAATGGTGTGAGTGTTCATGCCTTCCTCCCCTTCTTGGCTTTCACCGGTTTCAGAATGGTTTCGATTTCATGGATGACCTCGTCCGGAGTGACAAGAATACCCCCCTGGCGCCCGTAAAAATGGACAGGAAGGTCATCCTTCACGGCGTACTTTACATCCTCCACCATCTGCCCCGTGGACAATTCCACGGTAAGAACGGCTTTGGCCTTCCTGGCAATTTTTCGAAGATCGTCGTAAGGAAACGGGTAGAGCGTCACAGGGCGGAAGAGGGCAGTCTTGATTCCCCGTTCCCGGAGTTCTTCGACAGCGGTCAGGCAGACGCGGGCCGGTGTGCCGTAGGCAACCAGCAGGACATCATAGGGCCCGTCAGCATACTGGGTGCTGAATCGGATTTCATCTTTTTCGATCCTGTCGTACTTGGCCTTGAGGTTCCGATTGTGCTGCTCGAGTGCCTCCGGATCGAGAATCAGGGAATTGATGATATTGGGCTTGCGTCCGACATTTCCTGTCGTGGCCCAATCCTTGGGTTTCAAAGGTTTACAGGGTTTACGCCCCTCCTTAAATTCGACGGGTTCCATCATCTGCCCGATGAGGGCATCGCCTACAACCAGAACGGGATTCCTGTAATAATCGGCAAGATCAAATGCGTCCTGGATCAGATCCGCGGCCTCCTGGACGGACCATGGAGCCAGCACGATGCATCGATAGTCTCCGTGGCCTCCCCCCTTGGTAGCCTGAAAATAATCACCCTGCGCGGGAAGAATTCCACCCAGACCCGGACCTGCGCGCATGATGTTCACAATGACGCACGGAAGCTCTGCGCCCGCGATGTAGGATAACCCTTCCATCATCAGGGAAATCCCGGGGGACGAGGACGAGGTGAAAACACGAACCCCCGATCCGGCTGCACCATAGAGCATGTTCGACGCGGCAACTTCACTTTCCGCCTGCACAAAGGTGCCCCCGACCTGGGGCAGACGGAGGGACATGTATTCCGGGATCTCGTTTTGCGGGGTGATCGGATAGCCGAAGAAGAGTCTGCAACCCGCCATGATGGCAGCTTCGCCGATTGCCTCCGCACCCTTTAACAGTTTTTTGGCCATACCCTTGCCTCCCTGAAATTGGTATCAGTACGGAAAGTACTTGTAGGTTGTCCCCAGCACGGCGACCTCAATCGCAGCGTCGGGACAGACAATGCCGCAGATCCTGCATCCGATGCATCGCGGCTGTTCGACAACCTTTGCGTAAAAGTACCCCTTGACATTCAATTCCTTGCCCATGGCCAGAATCTGTTCGGGGCAGGCCTTCACACAGAGCTCGCACCCCTTGCACCGGTTTGGATCGATGGTGACTTTCGGCATGCCGGCTTCCTCCTTTCTATTAAGCGACCACAGAGGGTCGTATAAAGCCTTTCACTTGAGCCCCGAAGGGCGGCCGGATAAAGGTACGGATCGGAAGGATTGGACAGGAAAAGCTGCTCGGGTCTAACTGTCGAACAATCTCTTCCTTGGCCACGACC contains:
- a CDS encoding 4Fe-4S dicluster domain-containing protein, which produces MKLYTVTVDKCIACGKCELACGFAHGKDGKAGQTRINIIRRGVEAGTPIVCFQCVDAACVKSCNSNALIRNEATGAIDVDYSKCKNCKSCVAACPFGNMKWDDDFRIVHKCDLCGGDPQCVPFCPTGALEYVTIPSESKSA
- a CDS encoding 4Fe-4S dicluster domain-containing protein is translated as MWSLNRKEEAGMPKVTIDPNRCKGCELCVKACPEQILAMGKELNVKGYFYAKVVEQPRCIGCRICGIVCPDAAIEVAVLGTTYKYFPY
- a CDS encoding 2-oxoacid:acceptor oxidoreductase family protein; translation: MQTDIIMAGFGGQGILLIGKMLAYAGMQEGKEVSWLPSYGPEMRGGTCNCTVVVSDHPVGSPVVRSPKVVIAMNRPSLDKFEPMIRKDGLLLINSSLIDRKAERKDLDVLYIPANQIAIECGSPKAANMVALGALAGKTDMVTIESLKATIDETFAGKDKIIQLNYKALDRGYALGKGGKA
- a CDS encoding cupin domain-containing protein; protein product: MNVSRLLELLNLEPLPGEGGFYRETYRSASTWISDGKPRRPLSTAIYFLLTPGTPSRIHRLPFDEVYHFYLGDPVELLLLGPGESEIMLLGNDLFEGMQPQICVPANTWQGSRVREGGTFALLGTTMAPGFHFQDLVLGERDDLLQKYPDRSELIQALTCEGKKP
- the xerD gene encoding site-specific tyrosine recombinase XerD — translated: MNWDEAIAIFQDHLGLERGLSKNTVESYIRDLGKLRKWGERARVTPSGIDETGVREFFRSARQDHLAPRSLARLLSSMRSFFRFLVVMDHRADDPTDTVESPKLWKVLPKFLTPEEVENLLSAPKIGTMKGIRDRAMLEVLYATGMRVSELTGLHLDMVILDPGLVRVMGKGGKERIIPLGTQAIQWLGRYLEEARPRLNRRLRGEVFLSNRGTPLTRQAFWKLIKGYARQAGLTKPLSPHVIRHSFATHLLENGADLRSLQMLLGHADISTTQIYTHITQERLKRIYLQHHPRA
- a CDS encoding thiamine pyrophosphate-dependent enzyme; amino-acid sequence: MNTHTIFERPESLMPVITHYCPGCTHGTIHRLVAEVMDELGVRERTVGVAPVGCSVLAYDYFNCDFHEASHGRAPAVATGIKRGHPELIVFTYQGDGDLASIGMAEIVHAANRGEKFTTIFVNNAIYGMTGGQMAPTTMPGQVATTCPLGRDVNLAGYPIRVAELLSSLRTPAFIARTSVHNAMETVKAKAMIKKAFEYQVKGTCFSMVEVLSTCPTNWGISPTESLNWLEANMLPYYKLGIYKTPEEG
- a CDS encoding 3-methyl-2-oxobutanoate dehydrogenase subunit VorB, whose translation is MAKKLLKGAEAIGEAAIMAGCRLFFGYPITPQNEIPEYMSLRLPQVGGTFVQAESEVAASNMLYGAAGSGVRVFTSSSSPGISLMMEGLSYIAGAELPCVIVNIMRAGPGLGGILPAQGDYFQATKGGGHGDYRCIVLAPWSVQEAADLIQDAFDLADYYRNPVLVVGDALIGQMMEPVEFKEGRKPCKPLKPKDWATTGNVGRKPNIINSLILDPEALEQHNRNLKAKYDRIEKDEIRFSTQYADGPYDVLLVAYGTPARVCLTAVEELRERGIKTALFRPVTLYPFPYDDLRKIARKAKAVLTVELSTGQMVEDVKYAVKDDLPVHFYGRQGGILVTPDEVIHEIETILKPVKAKKGRKA
- a CDS encoding PilZ domain-containing protein, whose protein sequence is MEESRIRETRILLAGMISPLQDPLPGLLSRSTFQTERPDTLADSLELARKEHFDLIILGNLRGRDQLEESLNILRCEGSPSRSSSIVAMVPEDQVTFHREFLGKGLNEVISESTSLDKLERIIANLTHIAPRISSRILITLHVQMSYRKGVLFCQTVNLSRSGMLVRTPIYYPVGTRVDFQFRLPDSPIDIAGEAAVARHADSQREGLKGMGMIYEDLDPSTRSHFYQFLDRGYDQGKLARPS
- a CDS encoding acyloxyacyl hydrolase; this translates as MRLVLVLILMAAPLQALDFSSRDSFFQVTLSRGWTSLWFTGDIDEPSRVMEFSAGRGWKLSPFWDLYFTFDGHSFDIEGYGDSYSIGFASRIRYRNRRFFAEFGIGPMVNNIPVTWFEYPFKWTPQMRLGLTIVKNKDMEILAHYGLAHYSHSLISRASNKGYDTHRVGVSVVIPLPDPGALSFDRSDR